The Archaeoglobaceae archaeon DNA segment TCCAGCCTCCTAAGCGAGCCAATTATCTTATCATTATCAACAAAAGCTATTATTTTCTCCTCTGCTTTCTTAAAAACTATACTCTCACCATTTACAACAGCATAACCGGCGCACTTTTCGTTTGGAGCTATTATCTCTATCAACTCCCCAAGCTCCTCTGCAAGTTCTGGAGGAATTCTAAAGAGCGAAATCTTGTTACCAATAACAAATGCTTTTTCAGCATCCAGGATTTTGGCAACCTTCTCTGCATCCACAAATTCGCTTTTGGATGTGGATATATAAGCTTTCTGCGTTTCTTGAATAATGGAGTTAGCATTGATGGGATTCAAACGAACGATCTCCGAATAGCTTGGATCTCTTAGTATTTCTCATTTAGAAAACGTTATTTATTCGCAGAGGGATTAGCAAACATGGCAGGGGAAATGCATGTGGTCGGGCACAAGAATCCCGATACAGACAGCGTTTGCTCTGCAATCTCATTTGCGTACCTCTGGAATAAATGGAAGGAAAAGGGCACAATGAGCAAACTTATGAAAGCTGATTTTGAAGCGGTGCCAGCAGTTCAAGGGGATCTGAATCCAGAGACAAAGTTTGTCCTTGAAAAATTTGGCTTCAAAACACCCCAAAAGATCTCCGATGCATCTGGAAAGAAGATTGCTCTCGTGGATCATTCTGAAAAAGCTCAGAGCCTTGAGAATCTGGAAAATGGCGAGATAGTTGCAATTGTTGATCATCACAAGCTTGGAGATATAACAACTCCAAATCCGATTCTATTCTTCAATCTACCTGTTGGTTGCACAGCTACGGTGCTTAAAGTTCTATACGATAAAACTGGTATTGAGGTGCCAAAGGATATTGCTGGAATTATGCTTGCCTCGATACTAAGCGATACAGTAATCTTTAAGTCAGCAACTACAACAGAGTTAGATAAAAAAGCTGCTGAAGAACTTGCAAAGATTTCTGGAATTAAAGATTTGATTAAATTCGGCATAGAAGTGAAATCAAAGCTTTCAGATGTTGAGGGAATGTCTGCGAGGGATATAATGATGAGGGACTTCAAGGACTTTAACATGGGCGGGAAGAAAGTTGGGATAGGACAGATTGAGCTTCTAGATCTCTCAATGATTGAGGGAAGGAAAGAAGAGATATACCAAGAGCTTGCGAAAAAAAAAGCTGAGGGATATCACAGCGTATTTCTTATGCTAACGGATATTATGAAAGAGGGAACTGAACTACTGGTTGTAACCGACGATCCAAAAGTTGTTGAGAAGGCAT contains these protein-coding regions:
- a CDS encoding manganese-dependent inorganic pyrophosphatase, producing MAGEMHVVGHKNPDTDSVCSAISFAYLWNKWKEKGTMSKLMKADFEAVPAVQGDLNPETKFVLEKFGFKTPQKISDASGKKIALVDHSEKAQSLENLENGEIVAIVDHHKLGDITTPNPILFFNLPVGCTATVLKVLYDKTGIEVPKDIAGIMLASILSDTVIFKSATTTELDKKAAEELAKISGIKDLIKFGIEVKSKLSDVEGMSARDIMMRDFKDFNMGGKKVGIGQIELLDLSMIEGRKEEIYQELAKKKAEGYHSVFLMLTDIMKEGTELLVVTDDPKVVEKAFGKKLEGKSLWLEKVMSRKKQIVPPLEKAFSDF